In Carya illinoinensis cultivar Pawnee chromosome 9, C.illinoinensisPawnee_v1, whole genome shotgun sequence, the following are encoded in one genomic region:
- the LOC122277256 gene encoding ammonium transporter 2-like, translating into MNTTPAYGAVSPAVPPWLNKGDNAWQMTASTLVGLQSMPGLVILYASIVKKKWAVNSAFMALYAFAAVLICWVLVCYRMAFGDELLPFWGKGAPALGQKFLVQQAKVPESNHTTEGGGWEIVEPFYPMATLVYFQFTFAAITMILLAGSVLGRMNIKAWMAFVPLWLVFSYTVGAFSLWGGGFLYHWGVIDYSGGYVIHLSSGIAGFTAAYWVGPRLKSDRERFPPNNVLLMLAGAGLLWMGWSGFNGGAPYAANIDASMAVLNTNICAATSLLVWTSLDVVFFGKPSVIGAVQGMMTGLVCITPGAGLVQSWAAIVMGILSGSIPWVSMMILHKKSTLLQKVDDTLGVFHTHAVAGLLGGLLTGLFAEPKLCELILPESNTRGAFYGGNGGKQFLKQLVAALFVAGWNLVSTTLILLAIRLFIPLRMPDEELAIGDDAVHGEEAYALWGDGEKYDPTKHGWNTSSYAQDIAPSPYVNGARGVTIDL; encoded by the exons ATGAATACCACACCGGCCTACGGAGCTGTCAGCCCAGCCGTGCCACCATGGCTAAACAAGGGCGACAACGCATGGCAAATGACAGCGTCGACTCTCGTAGGCCTCCAGAGCATGCCAGGCCTGGTCATCCTCTATGCCAGCATCGTCAAGAAGAAATGGGCAGTAAACTCGGCCTTCATGGCTCTCTACGCCTTCGCCGCTGTGCTTATTTGCTGGGTCCTCGTCTGCTACCGCATGGCCTTCGGTGACGAACTCCTCCCCTTCTGGGGAAAGGGCGCACCCGCTCTTGGCCAAAAGTTCCTCGTCCAGCAGGCCAAAGTCCCCGAGAGTAATCACACTACTGAAGGTGGCGGCTGGGAGATCGTTGAGCCCTTTTATCCAATGGCCACGCTCGTTTACTTCCAATTCACTTTCGCCGCCATTACCATGATTTTACTTGCTGGGTCTGTTCTGGGGCGTATGAACATCAAGGCATGGATGGCGTTTGTCCCTCTTTGGCTTGTGTTCTCCTACACCGTCGGAGCCTTTAGTCTTTGGGGTGGTGGCTTTTTGTATCACTGGGGTGTCATAGATTACTCCGGCGGCTATGTCATCCATCTTTCCTCGGGAATTGCCGGTTTCACTGCCGCTTATTGG GTTGGCCCGAGGCTAAAGAGTGACAGGGAGAGGTTTCCTCCCAACAACGTCTTGCTTATGCTTGCCGGTGCGGGGTTGCTGTGGATGGGATGGTCAGGTTTCAATGGTGGGGCACCATACGCGGCAAACATCGACGCTTCAATGGCAGTGTTAAACACAAACATATGTGCGGCGACGAGTCTTCTTGTCTGGACGTCTCTGGACGTCGTCTTCTTCGGGAAGCCGTCGGTGATAGGTGCTGTTCAAGGGATGATGACCGGACTAGTGTGCATTACTCCAGGAGCAG GTTTGGTACAATCGTGGGCGGCCATAGTGATGGGGATCCTTTCTGGTAGCATTCCATGGGTGTCGATGATGATCCTTCACAAAAAGTCTACTTTGCTACAAAAG GTGGATGACACTTTAGGCGTATTTCACACGCACGCAGTGGCTGGGCTATTGGGAGGGCTTCTAACTGGGCTTTTTGCAGAGCCCAAGCTTTGCGAACTCATTCTCCCAGAAAGCAACACAAGGGGTGCATTCTATGGTGGAAATGGTGGGAAGCAATTCCTCAAGCAACTGGTTGCAGCCCTGTTTGTGGCCGGTTGGAACTTAGTGTCCACGACCCTAATTCTTCTGGCCATAAGGTTGTTCATCCCATTAAGGATGCCTGATGAGGAACTGGCAATTGGAGACGACGCTGTGCATGGAGAGGAGGCTTATGCTCTTTGGGGAGATGGAGAAAAATATGACCCTACAAAGCATGGTTGGAATACATCATCCTACGCGCAGGACATTGCACCATCTCCATATGTCAATGGTGCCAGAGGTGTGACCATCGATTTGTAG
- the LOC122277257 gene encoding nudix hydrolase 15, mitochondrial-like isoform X1, whose product MAYLASQPYQLGEEISGSQLFQRLAKQFQLPRLKNEEVEKDQYCRISSDFGSVVKTVAVKNGRSPCVNWTERRAAVLICLFEGEEGELRVILTKRSMKLSSYPGDVALPGGKFEKGDADDSATALREAMEEIGLEPNLVRVAATLEPFISQHLLKVVPVVGLLARKGDFRPSLNTDEVDAIFDVPLEMFLKGDNHRCEAREWMGRKYILHLFDFQCEKGVFLIWGLTANILIRAASIIYQRSPCFEAHLPDFQTIACKLCST is encoded by the exons ATGGCTTATCTCGCATCTCAGCCGTACCAGCTTGGGGAAGAGATTTCTGGAAGCCAACTATTCCAAAGACTTGCAAAGCAGTTTCAGTTACCAagactaaaaaatgaagaagtagAGAAGGATCAATATTGTAGAATTAGCTCGGATTTTGGATCAGTTGTCAAGACTGTGGCTGTCAAAAATGGTCGGTCTCCTTGTGTCAATTGGACGGAGAGAAGAGCGGCGGTTCTGATTTGTCTCTTTGAAGGCGAAGAAGGTGAATTACGAGTGATTCTCACCAAGAGATCCATGAAACTGTCCTCTTACCCAG GGGATGTAGCTTTGCCTGGTGGGAAATTTGAGAAAGGTGATGCAGATGACTCGGCTACTGCATTGAGAGAAGCCATGGAAGAGATAGGATTGGAACCTAATCTGGTTCGAGTTGCTGCCACTTTAGAGCCTTTTATTTCTCAG CACCTACTCAAGGTTGTCCCTGTGGTAGGCCTACTTGCTAGGAAAGGAGATTTCAGGCCTTCACTCAATACCGATGAAGTTGATGCTATTTTCGATGTGCCGTTGGAGATGTTTCTCAAG GGAGATAATCATAGATGTGAAGCAAGGGAGTGGATGGGTAGGAAGTACATTCTTCATCTATTTGATTTCCAATGTGAGAAAGGTGTTTTCCTAATATGGGGTTTAACGGCAAACATCCTTATTCGAGCAGCATCTATTATCTACCAGCGTTCTCCGTGTTTCGAGGCCCATCTCCCTGACTTCCAAACAATTGCATGCAAATTATGTAGTACTTGA
- the LOC122277257 gene encoding nudix hydrolase 15, mitochondrial-like isoform X2 produces MAYLASQPYQLGEEISGSQLFQRLAKQFQLPRLKNEEVEKDQYCRISSDFGSVVKTVAVKNGRSPCVNWTERRAAVLICLFEGEEGELRVILTKRSMKLSSYPGDVALPGGKFEKGDADDSATALREAMEEIGLEPNLVRVAATLEPFISQHLLKVVPVVGLLARKGDFRPSLNTDEVDAIFDVPLEMFLKINTKG; encoded by the exons ATGGCTTATCTCGCATCTCAGCCGTACCAGCTTGGGGAAGAGATTTCTGGAAGCCAACTATTCCAAAGACTTGCAAAGCAGTTTCAGTTACCAagactaaaaaatgaagaagtagAGAAGGATCAATATTGTAGAATTAGCTCGGATTTTGGATCAGTTGTCAAGACTGTGGCTGTCAAAAATGGTCGGTCTCCTTGTGTCAATTGGACGGAGAGAAGAGCGGCGGTTCTGATTTGTCTCTTTGAAGGCGAAGAAGGTGAATTACGAGTGATTCTCACCAAGAGATCCATGAAACTGTCCTCTTACCCAG GGGATGTAGCTTTGCCTGGTGGGAAATTTGAGAAAGGTGATGCAGATGACTCGGCTACTGCATTGAGAGAAGCCATGGAAGAGATAGGATTGGAACCTAATCTGGTTCGAGTTGCTGCCACTTTAGAGCCTTTTATTTCTCAG CACCTACTCAAGGTTGTCCCTGTGGTAGGCCTACTTGCTAGGAAAGGAGATTTCAGGCCTTCACTCAATACCGATGAAGTTGATGCTATTTTCGATGTGCCGTTGGAGATGTTTCTCAAG ATAAACACTAAAGGATAA